A genomic region of Sulfobacillus acidophilus DSM 10332 contains the following coding sequences:
- a CDS encoding Acyl carrier protein (PFAM: Phosphopantetheine attachment site~TIGRFAM: acyl carrier protein~COGs: COG0236 Acyl carrier protein~HAMAP: Acyl carrier protein (ACP)~InterPro IPR006163:IPR003231~KEGG: cce:Ccel_0685 acyl carrier protein~PFAM: Phosphopantetheine-binding~SPTR: Acyl carrier protein;~TIGRFAM: Acyl carrier protein (ACP)) → MATKEEIFDKVKEIIVDQLGVEEEEVTPEASFIDDLGADSLDIVELIMALEEEFGLEIPDDEAEKISTVNDAVEYIRENS, encoded by the coding sequence GTGGCGACCAAAGAAGAGATTTTTGACAAAGTGAAAGAAATTATCGTGGATCAATTGGGTGTGGAAGAAGAGGAGGTCACGCCGGAAGCGTCGTTTATTGATGACTTGGGTGCCGATTCGCTCGACATCGTGGAGTTGATTATGGCCTTGGAGGAAGAGTTTGGGTTGGAAATACCGGATGACGAGGCCGAAAAAATCTCGACCGTGAATGACGCGGTGGAATATATTCGGGAAAATTCGTAA
- a CDS encoding 3-oxoacyl-(acyl-carrier-protein) reductase (PFAM: short chain dehydrogenase~TIGRFAM: 3-oxoacyl-(acyl-carrier-protein) reductase~COGs: COG1028 Dehydrogenase with different specificities (related to short-chain alcohol dehydrogenase)~InterPro IPR002198:IPR011284~KEGG: dth:DICTH_0794 3-oxoacyl-(acyl-carrier-protein) reductase~PFAM: Short-chain dehydrogenase/reductase SDR~SPTR: 3-oxoacyl-(Acyl-carrier-protein) reductase;~TIGRFAM: 3-oxoacyl-(acyl-carrier-protein) reductase), with protein sequence MQWRDKVALVTGASRGIGRAIAVRLAEAGIRVAVNYRGQAEAAQETAALIEAKGSESLLLPADVSRQDEAQQLIDSVVERWGRLDILVNNAGITRDTLLLRMRSEDWADVIQTDLSSVFYCTRAAAKPMVKQRYGRIVNISSIAGILGNAGQANYAAAKAGIIGFSRAVARELASRNITVNVVAPGIIDTDLTQGMSKPAYQALVEQVPLGRAGRPEDIADAVWYFIQADYVTGQTLVVDGGLVMD encoded by the coding sequence ATGCAGTGGCGGGACAAGGTGGCCTTGGTAACGGGAGCATCCCGCGGTATTGGCCGGGCCATTGCGGTTCGATTGGCCGAAGCCGGTATCCGGGTTGCGGTCAATTACCGGGGACAGGCCGAGGCGGCGCAAGAAACGGCCGCGCTCATTGAGGCGAAGGGGAGCGAAAGCCTGTTGCTTCCGGCCGACGTATCGCGTCAGGACGAGGCGCAACAGTTGATCGACAGCGTCGTTGAACGTTGGGGACGCCTCGACATTTTAGTCAATAATGCGGGCATCACCCGCGACACCCTGTTGCTTCGGATGCGCTCTGAAGACTGGGCGGACGTGATTCAAACCGATTTGTCCAGCGTGTTTTATTGTACGCGAGCGGCGGCAAAACCGATGGTTAAGCAGCGTTATGGGCGGATTGTCAATATTTCCTCCATTGCGGGCATATTGGGTAATGCGGGGCAAGCCAATTATGCGGCCGCCAAAGCCGGCATCATCGGGTTTTCGCGGGCAGTGGCGCGTGAGCTGGCGTCCCGTAACATTACCGTCAACGTGGTGGCGCCGGGCATTATTGACACCGATTTAACGCAAGGGATGTCAAAGCCCGCCTACCAAGCGTTGGTCGAACAAGTACCCTTAGGCCGTGCGGGACGTCCGGAAGACATAGCCGACGCCGTATGGTATTTTATTCAAGCAGATTATGTCACGGGACAAACCCTCGTGGTGGATGGCGGACTGGTCATGGATTGA
- a CDS encoding (Acyl-carrier-protein) S-malonyltransferase (PFAM: Acyl transferase domain~TIGRFAM: malonyl CoA-acyl carrier protein transacylase~COGs: COG0331 (acyl-carrier-protein) S-malonyltransferase~InterPro IPR014043:IPR004410~KEGG: tmr:Tmar_0948 (acyl-carrier-protein) S-malonyltransferase~PFAM: Acyl transferase~PRIAM: [Acyl-carrier-protein] S-malonyltransferase~SPTR: (Acyl-carrier-protein) S-malonyltransferase;~TIGRFAM: Malonyl CoA-acyl carrier protein transacylase) codes for MTAWAVMFPGQGSQTVGMGRLLHDTYPEARHTFEEADEALGYRLSQVIFEGPAARLEETELQQPAILTVSIAAWRTFLAHRGDFRPRVGLGLSLGEYSAYVASGALDFADAVRVTRVRGRAMQHTVPLGHGGMTAVLGLDPETVEVICQDASSVGAVDPANFNAPGQIVISGLIRGLERAEELIRAQGGKAIRLPVSAPFHSRLLEPAGAVIADALATVVIRPPQFPVIANVDAEPCTDPEEIRSRLVAQVYRPVQFEAGVRRAISLGAEAFIELGPGKSLANLLKKIDRGRTVVSVEDPAGLARALELA; via the coding sequence ATGACGGCCTGGGCGGTTATGTTTCCGGGGCAAGGCTCGCAGACGGTCGGCATGGGGCGCCTTCTCCATGATACCTACCCCGAAGCCCGACATACTTTTGAGGAAGCCGACGAGGCGTTGGGCTATCGGTTATCCCAAGTGATTTTTGAGGGCCCGGCGGCGCGGTTGGAAGAAACGGAGCTACAACAGCCCGCCATTTTGACCGTCAGTATAGCCGCCTGGCGGACATTTTTAGCCCATCGCGGGGATTTCCGACCCCGGGTGGGATTAGGATTGTCACTCGGAGAGTATTCGGCGTACGTGGCGTCCGGGGCCCTGGATTTTGCCGACGCGGTGCGGGTCACTAGGGTACGGGGTCGTGCGATGCAACATACGGTACCGCTTGGCCACGGTGGGATGACGGCGGTATTGGGGTTGGACCCGGAAACGGTGGAAGTGATTTGTCAAGACGCCTCGTCGGTCGGGGCGGTTGATCCCGCCAATTTTAACGCCCCCGGACAAATTGTCATTTCCGGGTTGATTCGGGGACTTGAGCGGGCGGAAGAGTTGATTCGGGCCCAGGGCGGTAAGGCGATTCGGTTGCCGGTATCGGCCCCGTTTCATTCCCGCTTGCTGGAACCGGCCGGCGCAGTGATTGCCGACGCGCTGGCCACCGTCGTGATCCGTCCCCCTCAGTTTCCGGTGATTGCCAACGTGGACGCCGAACCGTGTACCGATCCGGAAGAAATCCGATCGCGGCTCGTCGCTCAAGTCTATCGTCCGGTACAATTCGAAGCCGGCGTCAGGCGGGCCATTAGCCTCGGGGCGGAGGCGTTCATCGAATTGGGGCCCGGTAAGAGTTTAGCTAATTTGTTGAAAAAGATTGATCGGGGGCGGACCGTGGTCTCGGTGGAAGACCCGGCCGGGCTGGCCCGGGCACTTGAACTGGCATAG
- a CDS encoding 3-oxoacyl-(acyl-carrier-protein) synthase 3 (PFAM: 3-Oxoacyl-[acyl-carrier-protein (ACP)] synthase III C terminal; 3-Oxoacyl-[acyl-carrier-protein (ACP)] synthase III~TIGRFAM: 3-oxoacyl-(acyl-carrier-protein) synthase III~COGs: COG0332 3-oxoacyl-(acyl-carrier-protein)~HAMAP: Beta-ketoacyl-acyl carrier protein synthase III (FabH)~InterPro IPR013751:IPR013747:IPR004655~KEGG: tmr:Tmar_0947 3-oxoacyl-(acyl-carrier-protein) synthase III~PFAM: 3-Oxoacyl-[acyl-carrier-protein (ACP)] synthase III C-terminal; 3-Oxoacyl-[acyl-carrier-protein (ACP)] synthase III~PRIAM: Beta-ketoacyl-acyl-carrier-protein synthase I~SPTR: 3-oxoacyl-[acyl-carrier-protein] synthase 3;~TIGRFAM: Beta-ketoacyl-acyl carrier protein synthase III (FabH)): MKQRAVVTGLGTYVPERILTNQDLEHMMETSDEWIVSRTGIRERHIADPDVATSDLAVPAVQQALREAGRSIDEMEFIFVATNTPDTIFPSTAARIQARLTSKPIPGVDVQAGCTAWIYTLAMAAAMIEAGVYRRVLVVAADKLSAITDYQDRSTAVLFGDGAGAVVLEAYETDTYGILGSYLNADGRGGELLSLPAGGSKQPASPETVENRLHYLKMNGNEVFRFAVKAMPDAVEKSLAVAGLTVEDLDLLVPHQANQRIIDAAMRQFDLDVDKVVSNIERYGNTSVASIPLALGEAREAGKLQPGQVVVLAAFGAGLTWGATVIRWGTPGGRTV; encoded by the coding sequence ATGAAGCAACGGGCAGTGGTCACGGGTCTCGGGACTTACGTTCCTGAGCGGATACTGACCAACCAGGATTTGGAACACATGATGGAGACGTCGGACGAGTGGATCGTGTCACGGACCGGAATCCGGGAACGGCACATTGCCGATCCCGACGTGGCCACCAGCGACTTGGCGGTGCCGGCTGTGCAACAGGCGCTTCGGGAAGCTGGCCGTTCGATAGACGAGATGGAATTTATATTCGTGGCCACCAATACGCCGGATACCATATTTCCGTCGACCGCGGCTCGCATCCAGGCGCGTCTGACGTCAAAGCCGATTCCCGGTGTCGATGTACAGGCAGGATGTACCGCCTGGATTTACACCTTGGCGATGGCGGCGGCGATGATTGAAGCGGGGGTCTATCGGCGGGTATTGGTGGTCGCGGCCGACAAGTTGAGTGCGATTACCGATTATCAGGACCGCTCGACGGCGGTGTTGTTTGGCGACGGGGCCGGGGCGGTGGTGTTGGAGGCCTATGAAACCGACACCTACGGGATTTTGGGATCCTACCTGAATGCCGACGGTCGGGGTGGCGAGCTCCTGTCGTTGCCGGCTGGCGGTTCGAAACAGCCGGCCAGTCCCGAAACCGTGGAAAACCGCCTGCACTATTTAAAAATGAACGGCAATGAAGTCTTTCGGTTTGCGGTGAAAGCGATGCCGGATGCCGTGGAAAAAAGTTTGGCGGTAGCCGGGCTGACGGTGGAGGACCTGGATCTGCTGGTTCCGCATCAAGCCAATCAGCGGATTATCGATGCGGCGATGCGTCAGTTTGATCTCGACGTCGACAAAGTGGTCAGTAATATCGAACGGTACGGCAACACCTCAGTGGCCTCGATTCCGTTAGCCCTGGGAGAGGCACGAGAAGCGGGCAAACTCCAACCGGGCCAGGTGGTCGTGTTGGCGGCGTTTGGCGCCGGATTGACCTGGGGGGCAACCGTGATTCGGTGGGGTACGCCGGGAGGGCGCACCGTATGA
- a CDS encoding phosphate:acyl-(acyl carrier protein) acyltransferase (PFAM: Fatty acid synthesis protein~TIGRFAM: fatty acid/phospholipid synthesis protein PlsX~COGs: COG0416 Fatty acid/phospholipid biosynthesis enzyme~HAMAP: Phospholipid biosynthesis protein, PlsX like~InterPro IPR003664:IPR012281~KEGG: bpu:BPUM_1488 putative glycerol-3-phosphate acyltransferase PlsX~PFAM: Fatty acid synthesis plsX protein~SPTR: Phosphate acyltransferase;~TIGRFAM: Phospholipid biosynthesis protein, PlsX like) encodes MNIAVDAMGGDHAPDAPIGGALEAISRRPDLEVWLVGNREQLAADWWERIQAEPRVRWVDASEVIETAEAPVQAVRQKRDSSLVKTIRLVDEGKAVAAISAGNTGALMAAGLFILGRLPGIERPALSAILPTFHSWGVLMLDVGANLDPTAHQLYQYGVMGSLYCQEVYGISSPRVALVNVGVEPEKGPQVVRQAYAKLESDPDIHFIGNLEPRELMQGHADVAIMDGFSGNITLKAIEGVARDIFREVRQELTRGWQAKLGALLLKSGLTRLKGRFDYQDQGGAPLLGLNQLVYKCHGSSEARAFARTIEMAADYAGKDTHERIRQRIQEGAKHEATGSGHGSRDLRS; translated from the coding sequence ATGAACATAGCCGTAGATGCGATGGGCGGCGACCATGCACCCGATGCCCCGATTGGCGGTGCTTTGGAGGCTATTTCCCGGCGCCCGGATTTAGAAGTGTGGCTGGTGGGCAATCGGGAGCAACTGGCGGCCGATTGGTGGGAGCGCATCCAAGCCGAACCGCGCGTTCGCTGGGTCGACGCCAGCGAAGTCATTGAAACGGCCGAAGCCCCGGTGCAGGCGGTGCGTCAAAAACGGGATTCGTCTTTAGTGAAGACGATTCGCCTGGTGGACGAGGGCAAGGCGGTGGCGGCGATCTCGGCCGGCAACACGGGGGCCTTGATGGCGGCCGGCCTCTTCATTCTCGGGCGTTTGCCCGGAATCGAGCGTCCGGCGTTGAGCGCCATTTTGCCGACCTTTCATAGTTGGGGCGTCCTCATGTTGGATGTGGGGGCCAATTTGGATCCGACAGCCCACCAGTTATATCAATACGGGGTTATGGGTTCCTTATATTGCCAGGAAGTGTATGGCATCTCGTCCCCACGGGTGGCGTTGGTGAACGTCGGCGTGGAGCCCGAAAAGGGTCCCCAAGTGGTGCGGCAAGCCTATGCCAAACTGGAGAGCGATCCCGATATTCACTTTATCGGGAATCTCGAGCCCCGTGAATTGATGCAAGGCCACGCAGACGTGGCGATTATGGACGGGTTTTCCGGCAATATCACCCTGAAAGCCATTGAGGGGGTTGCTCGGGACATTTTTCGGGAGGTTCGCCAAGAGCTGACCCGGGGGTGGCAGGCCAAATTAGGCGCTCTCTTGTTAAAATCCGGGTTAACGCGGCTGAAAGGCCGGTTCGACTACCAGGATCAAGGGGGAGCTCCGCTCCTCGGGTTAAATCAGCTGGTCTATAAATGCCATGGATCCAGCGAAGCGCGGGCCTTTGCCCGGACGATCGAAATGGCGGCGGATTACGCCGGCAAAGACACCCATGAGCGCATTCGGCAGCGCATACAGGAAGGAGCCAAGCATGAAGCAACGGGCAGTGGTCACGGGTCTCGGGACTTACGTTCCTGA
- a CDS encoding Beta-hydroxyacyl-(acyl-carrier-protein) dehydratase FabA/FabZ (InterPro IPR013114~KEGG: sth:STH1446 fatty acid biosynthesis transcriptional regulator~PFAM: Beta-hydroxyacyl-(acyl-carrier-protein) dehydratase, FabA/FabZ~SPTR: Putative uncharacterized protein) → MARLGRAERQRQLLQRIQDDPLQTDEELARYFGVSVPTIRLDRFQLGIPELRLRTQGLARQAIHQLRSLNRQEMVGDLVDLQLGRFGRSILDTTPDMAFERNGILRGHFMFAQADSLAIAVVDGDVVLTGLVNAKFKKPVRAGERIVATAEVLRHLGPRWVVLVVSRVGDVPVFRAKFVVVAMTAASPDWAEGGAPR, encoded by the coding sequence ATGGCGAGGTTGGGGCGTGCGGAACGGCAGCGTCAGCTGCTCCAACGAATTCAAGACGATCCGCTGCAAACGGATGAGGAATTAGCCCGTTATTTCGGCGTGAGTGTGCCGACGATTCGACTCGACCGGTTTCAGTTAGGAATTCCGGAACTGCGCTTGCGCACTCAAGGGCTAGCCCGTCAAGCCATTCACCAGTTACGGTCTTTAAACCGGCAAGAAATGGTGGGTGATTTGGTGGATTTGCAACTGGGGCGGTTCGGGCGTTCGATTTTGGATACCACGCCGGACATGGCTTTTGAACGCAACGGCATCTTGCGCGGTCATTTTATGTTTGCGCAAGCGGACTCGTTGGCGATTGCGGTGGTTGACGGCGACGTGGTGTTAACCGGATTGGTGAACGCGAAGTTTAAAAAACCGGTCCGGGCCGGCGAACGGATTGTGGCAACCGCCGAAGTGCTCCGGCATCTGGGCCCTCGCTGGGTGGTGCTGGTCGTCAGCCGGGTGGGCGATGTGCCTGTCTTTCGAGCCAAATTTGTGGTGGTGGCGATGACGGCGGCGTCGCCCGACTGGGCTGAGGGAGGAGCACCAAGATGA
- a CDS encoding 50S ribosomal protein L32 (PFAM: Ribosomal L32p protein family~TIGRFAM: ribosomal protein L32~COGs: COG0333 Ribosomal protein L32~HAMAP: Ribosomal protein L32p~InterPro IPR002677~KEGG: tmr:Tmar_0944 50S ribosomal protein L32P~PFAM: Ribosomal protein L32p~SPTR: LSU ribosomal protein L32P;~TIGRFAM: Ribosomal protein L32p), with protein sequence MAVPKHKLSRSRTRKRRSQWKLSAPNWVECPRCHQDRLPHHVCPHCGYYNGRIVVQHQD encoded by the coding sequence ATGGCCGTACCGAAGCATAAGTTATCGCGTTCGCGCACGCGCAAGCGCCGTTCCCAATGGAAATTGTCGGCACCGAACTGGGTCGAGTGCCCCCGGTGCCACCAGGATCGGTTGCCGCACCACGTGTGTCCCCATTGCGGCTATTACAACGGTCGCATTGTGGTACAACATCAAGATTAA
- a CDS encoding protein of unknown function DUF177 (PFAM: Uncharacterized ACR, COG1399~COGs: COG1399 metal-binding possibly nucleic acid-binding protein~InterPro IPR003772~KEGG: tjr:TherJR_2081 protein of unknown function DUF177~PFAM: Protein of unknown function DUF177~SPTR: Putative uncharacterized protein), producing MFVRVSDVKKWAGREETAEIHEPWPEATQERLDFPLKGPAIVFVTVRNTGGGNLLVEVSGTAQVEAICARCMEPFPLEVPFSATEQFREEVGENDPLLDYSRYVGDKIFLDEMVADAVGVSMPIRAVCHEECQGLCPRCGTNLNWGHCDCQPEPDSRWAALARWSPPSEPES from the coding sequence ATGTTTGTGCGCGTCTCCGATGTAAAAAAATGGGCGGGTCGGGAAGAAACTGCCGAAATTCACGAACCATGGCCGGAAGCGACCCAAGAGCGGTTGGATTTTCCGCTCAAAGGCCCGGCGATTGTGTTCGTTACCGTGCGCAATACCGGCGGCGGGAATTTATTGGTGGAAGTCTCCGGAACAGCCCAGGTGGAGGCAATCTGCGCTCGGTGCATGGAACCCTTCCCACTGGAGGTTCCGTTTTCCGCCACCGAACAATTTCGCGAGGAAGTTGGCGAAAACGACCCGTTATTGGATTACTCACGTTATGTGGGTGACAAAATTTTTCTGGATGAAATGGTCGCCGATGCGGTGGGGGTCAGCATGCCGATTCGGGCGGTCTGTCATGAGGAGTGCCAAGGGCTTTGTCCCCGGTGCGGAACCAATTTAAATTGGGGTCACTGCGATTGTCAGCCCGAACCCGACAGCCGCTGGGCGGCGCTCGCCCGGTGGTCACCACCATCGGAGCCGGAATCCTAG
- a CDS encoding major facilitator superfamily MFS_1 (PFAM: Major Facilitator Superfamily~COGs: COG2814 Arabinose efflux permease~InterPro IPR011701~KEGG: acr:Acry_0722 major facilitator transporter~PFAM: Major facilitator superfamily MFS-1~SPTR: Putative Permease of the major facilitator superfamily), giving the protein MNGVKWRELNPVARRLIATRFLRSVAQGALAVDFTLYLRARHWTAAEVGVLLMAAGLIGAGLGLIVGSLSDRVGRRTFLLIYEVGLILGTLAILVDPAVGVLATVAILFGFGRGANGASGPFAPAEQAWLAQSVPGERRGLIFSLNAGLQFWGMGLGSLLAAGLIHIVPGAAGARQYLPVFWLTLVVAVVNWIQIYTLTEVKPTAKRGDPSSAEAPTAEKALVHQENRALLLLTVVNMINALGVGLVAPLLPYWFNVRFGVGPDAIGPVYALTFFLTGISSWFIGHLSEQVGLVRAIILPRLLGVLLLVLLPFMPSFVWAAVLYLVRSIVNRGSAGARQAFSVNLVRDQRRGFASSLNAASWSLPNALGPALGGWLIARGSLAIPFLVAAGLQLAYVVLFPTVLGRYDTKRQVPLSSAH; this is encoded by the coding sequence ATGAACGGGGTTAAATGGCGTGAATTAAACCCGGTGGCGCGGCGGCTGATTGCCACCCGGTTTTTGCGGAGTGTGGCGCAGGGAGCGCTGGCGGTCGATTTTACCCTTTACTTGCGGGCTCGTCATTGGACGGCGGCCGAAGTCGGCGTTTTGTTGATGGCGGCCGGCCTTATCGGCGCAGGATTGGGCCTCATTGTCGGTTCGTTAAGCGATCGCGTCGGGCGACGCACGTTCCTTTTGATTTATGAAGTCGGCCTCATCCTGGGAACACTGGCGATCTTGGTCGATCCGGCCGTCGGAGTGCTGGCGACGGTCGCCATTTTATTCGGGTTTGGTCGCGGGGCCAACGGGGCTTCGGGGCCATTTGCACCGGCCGAACAGGCCTGGTTAGCCCAATCGGTACCGGGTGAGCGGCGCGGGCTTATCTTTAGTCTCAATGCCGGATTGCAATTTTGGGGAATGGGTCTGGGGTCTTTGTTGGCGGCCGGCCTTATTCATATAGTCCCGGGAGCGGCCGGCGCCCGCCAATATCTGCCGGTATTTTGGCTCACCTTGGTCGTGGCGGTGGTGAACTGGATACAAATTTATACCTTGACGGAAGTCAAACCGACCGCGAAACGAGGGGATCCGTCGTCGGCGGAAGCGCCCACCGCCGAAAAAGCCTTGGTCCATCAGGAAAACCGGGCCCTTTTATTACTGACTGTGGTCAACATGATTAATGCTTTGGGTGTGGGTTTGGTGGCGCCTTTGTTACCATACTGGTTTAATGTCCGATTTGGCGTGGGGCCGGATGCGATAGGGCCGGTTTATGCGCTGACGTTCTTTTTGACGGGGATTTCCTCCTGGTTTATTGGTCATTTGTCGGAACAGGTGGGGCTGGTGCGGGCCATTATCTTACCCCGCTTATTGGGGGTACTGCTGTTGGTGCTCTTACCCTTCATGCCCTCTTTCGTGTGGGCGGCGGTACTCTATCTGGTCCGCTCGATTGTCAATCGGGGATCGGCCGGGGCCCGGCAGGCGTTTAGCGTCAATCTGGTCCGCGATCAGCGGCGCGGTTTTGCCAGCAGCTTGAATGCGGCTTCGTGGAGTCTTCCGAATGCGTTAGGTCCGGCCTTGGGGGGCTGGCTCATCGCCCGAGGGTCGTTGGCCATTCCCTTTCTGGTTGCCGCCGGCTTGCAATTGGCCTACGTCGTCCTGTTTCCCACCGTGTTGGGGCGTTATGACACCAAACGGCAGGTTCCGCTGTCTTCGGCGCATTAG
- a CDS encoding regulatory protein MarR (PFAM: MarR family~InterPro IPR000835~KEGG: bch:Bcen2424_1680 MarR family transcriptional regulator~PFAM: HTH transcriptional regulator, MarR~SMART: HTH transcriptional regulator, MarR~SPTR: Transcriptional regulator, MarR family), with protein sequence MEPLGVLADYLIQLQDLLGGKYGALSRPQLRLMLKLKAGPRTVSELKELLRLSSPGVTQMLDKLQTAGWIARRGLPHDLRMVQVELTDSGRLVLAEAETAFVQRVAELLGVLSAEEVEALTRLLESVLSGQARGGPTHERG encoded by the coding sequence ATGGAACCCCTGGGGGTTTTGGCGGATTACCTGATTCAATTACAAGATCTTTTAGGTGGAAAGTATGGCGCGCTCTCACGGCCCCAACTGCGGTTGATGCTGAAGTTGAAAGCGGGACCGCGTACGGTGTCCGAACTGAAAGAGCTTTTACGGCTGTCGTCTCCGGGCGTCACGCAAATGCTGGATAAATTGCAAACGGCGGGATGGATTGCCCGTCGAGGTCTGCCGCACGATTTGCGGATGGTGCAAGTGGAACTCACCGACTCCGGACGCTTGGTGTTGGCCGAAGCCGAAACGGCGTTTGTTCAACGGGTGGCCGAGTTGCTCGGCGTGTTGTCTGCGGAGGAAGTCGAGGCCTTGACACGTCTTTTGGAATCCGTGCTCAGCGGGCAGGCGAGGGGAGGACCGACTCATGAACGGGGTTAA